The Armatimonadota bacterium genome contains a region encoding:
- a CDS encoding M48 family metallopeptidase, producing MERRTFPDISANAFVSDADRRALDALKKVPLLNDIVKKFYEMGLDRWMYVYNMGRAVRCGPNQYPTLYNILRESCEVLDMPEPELYLSSNPFPNAFAGGVERPYIVLRSGIIENLTDEQLYHLIGHELGHIKAGHVLYFSVASLLLPLLELIGRRTLGLGDALSYGLILAFYEWSRQAEISADRAGLLVSQQLQISLDASLNMCAGPNRLSHEASSDAFLDQARVYHDMPTWDSLGKVIWFLVANWQSTHPMFVHRVQMLDRWVEMGDFGRIMAGDYPREVATV from the coding sequence TGGATGCACTGAAGAAGGTGCCGCTGCTCAACGACATCGTCAAGAAGTTCTATGAGATGGGGCTCGACCGATGGATGTACGTTTACAACATGGGCCGTGCGGTTCGGTGTGGACCCAATCAATATCCTACGCTTTACAACATCCTGCGTGAGTCTTGTGAGGTTCTGGATATGCCAGAACCAGAGCTCTATTTGAGCAGCAATCCATTTCCGAATGCGTTTGCTGGCGGAGTAGAGCGGCCGTATATCGTCCTGCGCTCCGGCATTATCGAAAACTTAACTGACGAACAGCTTTATCATTTGATCGGCCACGAGCTTGGCCACATCAAGGCAGGGCACGTACTCTACTTCTCGGTCGCTTCGCTCCTCTTGCCGCTTCTCGAACTGATCGGTCGCCGTACGCTTGGTCTGGGCGATGCGTTGAGCTATGGTCTGATCTTGGCGTTCTACGAGTGGTCGCGCCAAGCCGAGATCAGCGCGGATCGCGCCGGTTTGTTGGTTTCTCAGCAACTCCAAATCTCGTTGGACGCCAGTCTGAATATGTGCGCAGGGCCAAACCGATTGTCGCATGAGGCAAGTTCCGATGCGTTTCTGGACCAAGCTCGCGTCTACCACGACATGCCAACTTGGGATTCGCTAGGGAAGGTGATCTGGTTCCTGGTTGCAAACTGGCAAAGCACTCACCCGATGTTTGTACACCGCGTGCAAATGTTGGATCGTTGGGTCGAGATGGGCGACTTTGGCAGAATCATGGCCGGCGATTACCCAAGAGAAGTCGCCACCGTCTAA